GAAAACTTCCCCTATACTTAAACTGAAAGATTCTTTTACCGGTTTTGGATTCACGGTAATATAAAGCAATCTAGCCATCACGATCATCTCCTTTGTTATCGCCACTTAGTATGGCTAGCGTAGGAGAAAGTATTCAACTGGATTAGCGTTAAGAAATTGTAGGCAACTAGCCTTTATTGGAGGTAACATTATGAACCGTTGTGCATGGGTGAATGAAGAAGAAATTTATAAAGAGTATCATGATCATGAGTGGGGAGTTCCTGTTTATGACGATCAAAAACTTTTTGAAATGCTCATTTTAGAAGGAGCGCAGGCGGGGTTAAGTTGGATTACGATTTTGAAAAGAAGAGAGAATTATCGAGCTGCTTTTGATCAATTTATTGTTGAGAAAGTAGCGACTTATGATGAGGACAAAATACAAGAGCTACTCCATAATGAAGGCATTATACGGAATAAATTAAAGGTGCGCGGAACGGTAAAGAATGCGAAAGCATTTATGGAGATTCAAGAAGAGTTCGGAAGCTTTTCATCATACATATGGTGTTTTACGCAAGACACACCGATCATTAACGACTGGAAATCGATAGAGGAAGTACCAGCAGAAACAGAACTTAGCAAGAAGATTAGTAAAGATATGAAAAAGCGTGGTTTTACATTTGTAGGACCTGTTATTATATATAGCTTCTTGCAAGCTGTTGGTTTGGTCAATGATCATACAACTGACTGCTTCAGACATCCTGATCTTAGTGAAAAAGCTCAACAGTGAT
The sequence above is drawn from the Pseudalkalibacillus hwajinpoensis genome and encodes:
- a CDS encoding DNA-3-methyladenine glycosylase I, with translation MNRCAWVNEEEIYKEYHDHEWGVPVYDDQKLFEMLILEGAQAGLSWITILKRRENYRAAFDQFIVEKVATYDEDKIQELLHNEGIIRNKLKVRGTVKNAKAFMEIQEEFGSFSSYIWCFTQDTPIINDWKSIEEVPAETELSKKISKDMKKRGFTFVGPVIIYSFLQAVGLVNDHTTDCFRHPDLSEKAQQ